A stretch of Desulfuromonas acetexigens DNA encodes these proteins:
- a CDS encoding chemotaxis protein CheX, with protein MSEVTDRCDRAMQQAVVDTLENMVFMEVSPIPPENAAISPEDDMSVGLLIHDPLQGELRLRMPRKLVALITAGVYSLEPEELSDQMLADNFAELINIIAGRFMCELLTDGRPFRLGLPEPEPEELDPNSSHRFWSYAIDDLAFSITAMGQALWTE; from the coding sequence ATGAGCGAAGTCACCGACCGTTGCGATCGCGCCATGCAGCAGGCCGTCGTCGACACCCTGGAAAACATGGTCTTCATGGAAGTCTCGCCGATTCCCCCGGAGAACGCCGCCATTTCCCCGGAAGACGACATGAGCGTTGGCCTGCTCATCCACGATCCCCTGCAGGGGGAGTTGCGCCTGCGTATGCCGAGAAAACTGGTGGCCCTGATCACCGCCGGCGTCTACAGCCTGGAGCCGGAAGAACTCAGCGACCAGATGCTGGCGGACAATTTCGCCGAGCTGATCAACATCATCGCCGGCCGCTTCATGTGCGAGCTGCTCACCGACGGCCGCCCCTTCCGCCTGGGGCTGCCGGAACCGGAACCGGAGGAGCTCGACCCGAACTCGTCCCACCGTTTTTGGAGCTACGCCATCGACGACCTGGCTTTTTCCATCACTGCCATGGGCCAAGCCCTGTGGACGGAGTGA
- a CDS encoding sensor histidine kinase: protein MRLKLINKYNIVMGAVLLATMIMYAFLNVETLTNMFMDEALKDVDNLSETIIRTTHYQMLEDDRERVYQMIDEVGSQKGVNRIRLLDKEGIINFSTQKEEIGTCVDRGSEGCSGCHIGETTLVQASSMDRSRIFVNRDGVELLGVTKEILNKESCYTAQCHFHAPEAQMLGILDVHVDLAGVRETAAAYRNNIIVFTLVLLLILGTCLSMLTHQLINVPVGNLLEQTQRVAQGDLSTRVATYPKDELGELTEAFNNMTGKLKIAQEESQDWANTLEARVAERTEKIQRMQSKLLRSEKLASVGELVAGIAHEINNPLTGVLMFATMLEEDSRLDPALKSDLGTIVHETQRCAKIVRELLDFSRESVPQKKIESINLLLDKTMSLVEHHTSFHDIVVVKEYDPKLPKILIDPSQIEQVFMNILINASQAMPTSGRLTIQTGVMEQENVLYARVTDTGMGISEENLQKIFDPFFSTKGNAGTGLGLSVSYGIIENHGGTIEVASTPGRGTSFTIKLPIVVNGDAAQEPATTA, encoded by the coding sequence GTGCGCCTCAAACTGATCAACAAATACAATATCGTCATGGGGGCCGTGCTTCTGGCGACGATGATCATGTACGCCTTCCTCAATGTCGAAACCTTGACCAACATGTTCATGGACGAGGCCCTGAAGGATGTCGACAACCTGAGCGAGACCATCATCCGCACCACCCATTACCAGATGCTCGAAGACGACCGTGAGCGGGTCTATCAGATGATCGACGAAGTCGGCTCACAAAAGGGGGTCAACCGCATCCGTCTGTTGGACAAAGAAGGGATCATCAACTTCTCGACCCAGAAAGAGGAGATCGGCACCTGCGTTGATCGCGGCTCGGAAGGATGCAGCGGCTGCCACATCGGGGAGACGACCTTGGTCCAGGCCTCCTCCATGGATCGCAGCCGCATCTTCGTCAACCGCGACGGCGTCGAACTGCTCGGTGTTACCAAAGAAATCCTCAACAAGGAAAGCTGTTACACCGCCCAGTGCCACTTTCATGCGCCCGAAGCGCAGATGCTGGGGATTCTTGACGTCCATGTCGATCTCGCCGGCGTCCGGGAAACAGCTGCGGCCTATCGCAACAACATCATCGTCTTCACCCTGGTGCTGCTTTTGATCCTCGGCACCTGCCTGTCAATGCTGACCCATCAGCTGATCAACGTCCCCGTCGGCAATCTGCTGGAACAGACTCAGCGCGTGGCTCAGGGGGATCTCTCCACCCGGGTCGCGACCTATCCCAAGGATGAGTTGGGGGAGTTGACCGAAGCCTTCAATAACATGACGGGGAAACTGAAAATCGCCCAGGAGGAGAGTCAGGATTGGGCCAACACCCTGGAAGCCAGGGTCGCGGAACGGACCGAAAAGATCCAGCGCATGCAATCGAAGCTGCTGCGCTCGGAAAAGTTGGCCTCCGTGGGAGAACTGGTGGCGGGGATCGCCCACGAAATCAACAATCCCCTCACCGGTGTACTGATGTTCGCGACCATGCTCGAAGAGGACTCCCGCCTTGACCCGGCCCTCAAGTCGGACCTCGGCACCATCGTTCACGAGACCCAGCGCTGCGCCAAGATCGTCCGTGAACTGCTCGACTTCTCGCGGGAATCGGTGCCGCAGAAAAAGATCGAGTCGATCAATCTGCTGCTCGACAAGACCATGTCTCTGGTCGAACACCACACCTCGTTCCACGACATCGTGGTGGTCAAGGAGTATGACCCGAAGCTGCCCAAGATCCTCATCGACCCCAGTCAAATCGAACAGGTTTTCATGAACATCCTGATCAACGCCAGCCAGGCCATGCCCACCAGCGGGCGGCTGACGATTCAGACCGGGGTTATGGAACAGGAAAATGTCTTGTACGCGCGGGTCACGGATACGGGCATGGGGATCTCCGAGGAAAATCTGCAGAAGATTTTCGACCCCTTCTTCTCCACCAAAGGGAACGCCGGTACCGGCCTCGGCCTCAGTGTCTCCTACGGCATCATCGAGAACCACGGCGGCACCATCGAGGTGGCCAGTACCCCCGGTCGCGGCACCAGCTTCACCATCAAGCTGCCGATCGTCGTAAATGGAGACGCCGCCCAAGAACCAGCCACCACCGCCTGA
- a CDS encoding sigma-54-dependent transcriptional regulator, whose amino-acid sequence MTNAKILVVDDEAVIREGIRRILEKEGYQVEPKSSGRVALERLQEEDFDLVITDLKMPGMGGLELLKAIRILQPNVPVILITGYSTVETAVEAIKNGAFDYLAKPFTPAQITEKAQKALEQRALLLSSADTEETGLQELGLGGLVGESPQIQKVFKRIMQVARTESTVLITGESGTGKELVARAIQQNSPRKDQPFVAVDCTSLAESLLESELFGHVKGSFTGAVQTKMGLFKVADGGTLFLDEVSNISLTTQAKLLRVLQEREVTPIGGTKPVPIDIRLIAATNRNLKDMAAEGKFREDLFFRLNIIPIDLPPLRERKGDLVPLVKFFLKKFGDEIGKEVRGLSPGAMAMLKKYPFPGNVRELENLIERAVVLSLGDLIEAEDLELPVDEMEDLEGGEDYVPRTTEELKEAKREIRERAVAPIERAFVLDALKRNDWNITKAAEEVGMLRPNFQALLKKQGISARDRAVE is encoded by the coding sequence ATGACCAATGCCAAGATTCTTGTGGTAGACGATGAGGCGGTAATTCGCGAGGGAATACGCCGCATTCTCGAAAAAGAGGGCTACCAGGTCGAGCCCAAGTCGAGCGGTCGCGTGGCCTTGGAGCGCTTGCAGGAAGAGGACTTCGACCTGGTGATCACTGACCTGAAAATGCCGGGTATGGGCGGGCTGGAACTGCTCAAGGCTATCCGGATTCTGCAACCGAACGTCCCGGTGATCCTGATCACCGGCTATTCCACGGTGGAGACCGCTGTGGAAGCGATAAAGAACGGCGCTTTCGATTACCTGGCCAAACCCTTCACCCCGGCGCAGATCACCGAAAAGGCCCAGAAGGCGCTGGAGCAGCGAGCGCTGCTGTTGAGTTCGGCGGACACGGAGGAGACGGGCCTGCAAGAACTCGGATTGGGCGGACTGGTCGGCGAGAGTCCACAGATACAAAAGGTTTTCAAGCGCATCATGCAGGTGGCCCGCACCGAAAGTACCGTTCTCATTACCGGCGAAAGCGGTACGGGTAAGGAACTGGTGGCCCGGGCCATTCAGCAGAACAGCCCGCGCAAGGATCAGCCCTTCGTCGCGGTCGATTGCACCTCCCTGGCGGAGAGCCTGCTCGAAAGCGAGCTCTTCGGTCACGTCAAGGGTTCTTTCACCGGCGCGGTGCAGACCAAGATGGGCCTGTTCAAGGTCGCCGACGGCGGCACCCTCTTTCTTGACGAGGTTTCCAATATCAGCCTGACGACTCAGGCCAAGCTGCTGCGCGTTCTGCAGGAGCGGGAAGTGACGCCGATCGGTGGAACCAAGCCGGTGCCTATCGACATCCGGCTGATCGCCGCCACCAATCGCAATCTCAAAGATATGGCGGCCGAAGGCAAGTTCCGTGAGGACCTTTTCTTCCGCCTTAACATCATCCCCATCGACCTGCCGCCGCTGCGCGAGCGCAAAGGGGATCTGGTCCCGCTGGTCAAATTCTTTCTCAAAAAGTTCGGCGATGAAATCGGCAAGGAGGTCCGTGGGCTTTCCCCCGGGGCCATGGCCATGCTCAAAAAATACCCCTTTCCCGGGAATGTCCGGGAACTGGAAAATCTCATCGAGCGGGCGGTGGTGCTCAGTCTTGGCGATCTGATCGAGGCGGAGGATCTGGAATTGCCAGTGGATGAGATGGAGGATCTGGAAGGTGGTGAGGATTACGTGCCCCGGACCACCGAGGAGCTCAAAGAGGCCAAGCGGGAAATCCGCGAACGGGCGGTGGCCCCCATCGAGCGGGCTTTTGTGCTGGATGCCTTGAAGCGCAACGACTGGAACATCACCAAGGCCGCGGAGGAAGTCGGCATGCTGCGACCCAACTTCCAGGCGTTGTTGAAAAAACAGGGAATTTCGGCGCGAGACCGGGCGGTGGAATAG
- a CDS encoding response regulator produces the protein MKRIVIADDSATARMFIKRCLEIIGCGGAELVEAANGKEALARVKEAPTDLVITDLNMPVMDGETLLKWINANPKLNQIPVLVVSSAGTPAKEAELMGLGALAILSKPISPPALLEKLEPLLDEPE, from the coding sequence GTGAAGCGCATCGTTATCGCCGACGATTCGGCCACAGCCCGGATGTTCATCAAACGCTGCCTGGAAATTATCGGGTGCGGCGGCGCCGAACTGGTGGAGGCCGCCAACGGCAAGGAAGCCTTGGCCCGGGTCAAGGAAGCCCCGACCGATCTGGTCATTACCGACCTGAACATGCCGGTGATGGATGGCGAGACCCTGCTCAAGTGGATCAACGCCAACCCGAAACTCAACCAGATTCCGGTTCTGGTGGTGAGCAGCGCCGGCACCCCGGCCAAGGAAGCGGAGTTGATGGGGCTGGGGGCGCTGGCCATCCTGAGCAAGCCGATCTCGCCGCCGGCCCTTCTGGAGAAACTGGAACCCTTGCTGGACGAACCGGAATGA
- a CDS encoding sigma-54-dependent transcriptional regulator, whose translation MRSILLVDGNREAREGLAVMLRKHIGCVVLESQSPAEALEALQDQDISLVITELFAPRQGGIELLKQVRADHPQVAVIVSVPYGDRDSVVEALRRGAIFYIHSPYDFEEAVIATARALEHRDLLVHQQKRSPKISKSDGFHGIIGQSPKMMRLYSILEKVAEDGESNVLIRGESGTGKELVARATHAYSPRKGKNFVPVNCAAIPDELLESELFGYVKGAFTGANQSKIGRIQYADGGTLFLDEIGDMKPSLQAKLLRVIQEREFEPVGGVKPVSVNVRIVAATHRDLEAAVAEGRFREDLYYRLSVVPVQIPPLRERKEDIPVLIEKFVQVFNRGRKNALKGFAADAMAALLEYPWPGNVRELENLVQRMSVLHADDWVSAADLPEKYQVPGQVTGEAAGAAVVDECVEGIGEENFDFNTLVSDFEDRLILKALTKTGGNKKEAARLLNLKRTTLIEKIKKKQLEAEVPPEEFV comes from the coding sequence ATGCGCAGCATTCTGTTGGTGGACGGCAACCGCGAGGCCAGAGAGGGTTTGGCCGTCATGCTCCGCAAGCACATCGGCTGCGTTGTGCTCGAAAGCCAATCCCCGGCGGAGGCGCTGGAAGCCTTGCAGGATCAGGACATCTCCCTGGTGATCACCGAGCTCTTCGCCCCCCGGCAGGGTGGAATCGAGCTGCTCAAACAGGTGCGGGCCGACCATCCCCAGGTGGCCGTGATCGTCAGCGTGCCTTACGGCGACCGCGACTCGGTGGTGGAAGCTTTGCGGCGCGGCGCCATCTTCTACATCCATTCCCCCTACGATTTTGAGGAGGCGGTGATCGCCACCGCCCGTGCCCTCGAACATCGGGATCTTCTCGTTCACCAGCAGAAACGCAGTCCCAAGATCAGCAAGAGCGACGGTTTTCACGGCATTATCGGTCAGTCGCCGAAAATGATGCGGCTTTATTCAATCCTGGAAAAGGTCGCCGAGGACGGCGAAAGCAACGTCCTGATCCGCGGCGAAAGCGGCACCGGCAAGGAATTGGTCGCTCGCGCCACTCATGCCTACAGTCCGCGCAAGGGGAAAAATTTCGTCCCCGTGAACTGCGCGGCGATCCCCGATGAACTGCTCGAAAGTGAACTTTTCGGCTACGTCAAGGGTGCTTTCACTGGCGCCAACCAGTCGAAGATCGGCCGCATCCAGTACGCCGACGGCGGCACCCTCTTTCTCGACGAGATCGGCGACATGAAGCCGTCCTTGCAGGCCAAGTTGCTGCGTGTCATTCAGGAGCGGGAATTCGAGCCGGTGGGTGGGGTCAAGCCGGTGTCGGTGAATGTGCGCATCGTCGCCGCCACCCATCGCGATCTCGAGGCCGCGGTCGCCGAGGGCCGCTTCCGCGAGGATCTCTACTATCGGTTAAGCGTCGTGCCCGTTCAAATCCCCCCCCTGCGTGAGCGCAAGGAAGATATCCCGGTGCTCATCGAGAAGTTTGTCCAGGTCTTCAATCGGGGGCGGAAGAACGCACTGAAGGGCTTTGCCGCCGATGCCATGGCGGCGCTGCTCGAATACCCCTGGCCGGGGAATGTCCGGGAGCTGGAAAACCTGGTTCAGCGCATGTCGGTGCTGCATGCCGACGACTGGGTTTCCGCCGCCGATCTGCCGGAGAAATACCAGGTGCCCGGGCAAGTCACCGGAGAAGCAGCAGGCGCTGCGGTGGTGGACGAATGTGTCGAGGGAATCGGTGAGGAAAACTTCGACTTCAATACCCTGGTGAGCGATTTCGAGGACCGGCTGATTCTCAAGGCGCTGACCAAGACCGGTGGGAACAAAAAAGAAGCGGCCCGCCTGCTCAACCTGAAACGCACCACGTTAATCGAGAAGATCAAGAAAAAACAGCTCGAAGCCGAGGTTCCCCCCGAAGAGTTCGTCTGA
- a CDS encoding chemotaxis protein CheX, with protein sequence MSWETHIADATVEIFSTMLMMDVSSQPPLTERIKTHQDSVTGMVGMAGVYKGMLAIHAPSQVAMSITGNFLGLEVDSVNDDVKDAMGELANMLAGSIKAKLSDNSKDIQLSIPSAVCGDSYSLDYQPQQGSSMVPFESADGRFLVELQLEQQT encoded by the coding sequence TTGAGCTGGGAAACGCATATCGCCGACGCCACCGTCGAAATTTTTTCCACCATGTTGATGATGGACGTCAGCTCGCAGCCGCCGCTGACAGAACGAATCAAAACCCATCAGGACAGCGTCACCGGCATGGTCGGCATGGCCGGAGTCTACAAAGGGATGTTGGCCATCCATGCTCCATCCCAGGTCGCCATGTCCATCACCGGCAACTTCCTCGGCCTGGAAGTCGATTCGGTGAACGACGACGTCAAGGACGCCATGGGCGAACTGGCCAACATGCTGGCCGGATCGATCAAGGCCAAACTCAGTGACAACAGCAAGGACATTCAGCTCTCCATCCCCTCGGCGGTCTGCGGAGATTCCTACTCCCTCGATTATCAACCGCAACAGGGATCTTCAATGGTGCCCTTTGAAAGCGCGGACGGACGGTTTCTCGTCGAACTGCAACTGGAACAGCAAACCTGA
- a CDS encoding HDOD domain-containing protein, whose translation MTTSNRHAEIARAIQAAPLLSPIANQLLQVTAKADHEMKEVIDLVKCDSLLTARLLRVVNSAAMGLVHPISSVDHAVSYLGERMVVGIAVAECTNEFLGKALDGYEGEAGQLWRHELFTAIASRAISRHARTPLPADLAFTAGLLHDIGKAILSEFLCGTSRELVAEIVRGDTADYLTGEQERVGLDHSEVGFELARHWKLPEALAQVIRHHHQPETVAAELRPLVYAVHLGDILAMMGGQGTGSDSMKYHLRQEYAEHFTISKDDLALLLLECSEEFRKVEASLASLKET comes from the coding sequence ATGACGACCTCGAACCGGCACGCGGAAATTGCCCGGGCAATTCAGGCGGCGCCCCTGCTCAGTCCCATCGCCAACCAGCTCTTGCAGGTGACGGCCAAAGCGGATCACGAGATGAAGGAGGTCATCGACCTGGTCAAATGCGACTCCCTGCTCACCGCCCGGCTCTTGCGGGTAGTGAACTCTGCGGCCATGGGGCTGGTCCACCCGATCAGCTCGGTAGACCATGCGGTGAGTTATCTGGGAGAGCGCATGGTCGTGGGCATCGCCGTCGCCGAATGTACCAACGAGTTTCTCGGCAAAGCCCTGGACGGTTACGAGGGAGAGGCGGGGCAACTCTGGCGCCACGAACTCTTCACCGCTATCGCCTCGCGCGCCATCTCTCGGCACGCCCGCACCCCGCTCCCCGCCGACCTGGCCTTCACCGCCGGGCTGCTGCACGATATCGGCAAGGCGATCCTTTCCGAGTTTCTATGCGGCACCTCCCGGGAGCTGGTGGCGGAGATCGTGCGCGGCGACACTGCCGACTACCTGACCGGGGAGCAGGAGCGGGTCGGCCTCGATCATTCGGAAGTCGGCTTCGAACTGGCACGGCACTGGAAGCTGCCCGAAGCCCTGGCCCAAGTCATTCGCCATCACCACCAGCCGGAAACGGTCGCGGCCGAGCTTCGGCCCCTGGTCTACGCCGTGCATCTGGGGGACATTCTGGCAATGATGGGCGGACAGGGAACGGGGAGTGATTCCATGAAATATCATCTGCGCCAGGAATACGCCGAGCACTTCACCATATCCAAGGACGACCTGGCCCTTTTACTGCTGGAATGCAGCGAGGAGTTCCGCAAGGTGGAAGCGTCCCTGGCAAGCCTCAAGGAGACCTGA
- a CDS encoding response regulator: MGKKVLIIDDSSTMRKIVTRSLRQAGLDFDTILEAGDGQEALQVLGKESVDIILSDINMPNMDGIEFLRQKSANAAIKSIPVVMITTEAGADILAEAKSLGAKGSIKKPFTPEQVSEVLGGLM; encoded by the coding sequence ATGGGTAAAAAAGTTCTGATCATCGACGACTCCAGCACCATGCGTAAAATCGTCACCCGCTCCCTGCGCCAGGCGGGGCTCGATTTCGACACTATCCTCGAAGCGGGGGACGGCCAGGAGGCCCTGCAAGTCCTCGGCAAAGAGAGTGTCGACATCATCCTCAGCGACATCAACATGCCGAATATGGACGGCATCGAATTCCTCCGCCAGAAGTCGGCCAATGCCGCCATCAAGTCGATCCCGGTCGTCATGATCACCACCGAGGCCGGGGCCGACATCCTCGCCGAAGCCAAATCCCTGGGCGCCAAGGGGAGCATCAAAAAGCCCTTCACCCCGGAACAGGTGAGCGAAGTTTTGGGCGGCCTCATGTAG
- a CDS encoding chemotaxis protein CheX, with product MDFAQAIIEATSDVFDTMVMLEAAPGSQAAEKTTAFNDAISGILGFSGDIKGMLRINCPNQVAMAITGSLLGMEVEEIDDDVRDAIGEIANMIAGGLKIYFARHNHSIELSIPTAIGGQSYTVHSLANAEWVAVPFTLATGVMLVELQFVGLK from the coding sequence ATGGATTTTGCCCAAGCCATTATCGAAGCGACCAGCGACGTGTTCGACACCATGGTCATGCTGGAGGCCGCCCCCGGATCGCAGGCCGCGGAAAAAACGACCGCCTTCAACGACGCCATCAGTGGCATTCTCGGTTTTTCCGGTGACATCAAGGGGATGTTGCGGATAAACTGTCCCAACCAGGTGGCCATGGCCATCACCGGCAGCCTGCTGGGGATGGAGGTCGAAGAGATCGATGACGACGTGCGCGACGCCATTGGCGAAATCGCCAACATGATCGCCGGCGGACTCAAGATCTATTTCGCCCGCCACAACCACAGCATCGAGCTTTCCATCCCCACGGCGATCGGCGGCCAATCCTATACCGTGCACAGCTTGGCCAACGCGGAATGGGTGGCGGTCCCCTTTACCCTGGCGACCGGGGTCATGCTGGTGGAACTCCAGTTCGTCGGGCTTAAATAA
- a CDS encoding chemotaxis protein CheD: MSQMILGIGDLGASKQPDAEIKTYALGSCIAVVLLDPQTRTVGMVHVALPESKINLVKAKEKPGYFADTGVPLLLQEMVRHGCQPKGKGLIIKLAGGAAIMDHNDTFNIGKRNLLAIKKILWSYGLGPRSEDVGGTFSRTVSVSVKTGEVILSSPGRPNWKI; the protein is encoded by the coding sequence ATGAGCCAAATGATTCTCGGCATCGGCGACCTCGGCGCCAGCAAGCAACCGGACGCGGAGATCAAGACCTACGCTTTGGGCTCTTGCATCGCGGTGGTCCTGCTCGACCCCCAGACCCGCACCGTGGGAATGGTTCATGTCGCCCTGCCGGAATCAAAGATCAACCTGGTCAAGGCCAAGGAAAAACCGGGCTACTTTGCGGACACCGGCGTCCCGTTGCTGCTACAGGAGATGGTCCGCCACGGCTGTCAACCGAAAGGCAAGGGACTGATCATCAAACTGGCCGGCGGTGCCGCCATCATGGACCATAACGACACCTTCAACATCGGCAAACGCAATCTGCTGGCGATCAAGAAAATCCTCTGGTCCTACGGGCTGGGCCCCCGTTCCGAAGATGTCGGCGGCACCTTCAGCCGCACCGTCTCGGTCTCGGTCAAAACCGGCGAGGTGATCCTCTCCTCCCCCGGTCGGCCCAACTGGAAGATATAG